From Erythrobacter sp. YJ-T3-07:
GCGCCGACCACAACCAGCGTGCCCCGATTGGCCAGCGATTCCCACGCACCGCGCGCCGCCGTGGCATTGCCGCTGCATTCGATGGCGTAGTCCGCTCCGCCAGCGGCGATCTTGCGCACGGCCTCGGGCATGTCGGTATTCTTGGTGACATGCACCGTGTCGGTAGCCCCGAGTTCTTTGGCGAGTTTCAGGCGATCCTCGTTCGTATCGACCGCGATGATCGGCGAGCATCCGGCAACCTTCGCGCCCATGATCGCGGCCATGCCGACGCTGCCCACGCCCGAGACCAGCAGGCTCGATCCTGCTGGCGGCTGCGCGGTGCGCATCACCGCGCCCGCGCCGGTCTGGATGCCGCAGCCCAGCGGGCCGAGCAGCGAGATGTCGACGTCGGCCTCGATCTTCACCACGTTGCGTTCGTGCGCGATCGAGTAGGTGGCGAAGCTCGACTGCTGGAAGAAGGCGGCGTTGGGCCCGTCCGCGAACACCGGCGCGTCGTCGCCCTGGCGCTTGTTCAGGAAGTTGAGCGGGTTGAAATCGGCGCAATAGGCAGGATCGCCTTCCTGGCACGGGCGGCAATGGCCGCACGATCCGTAGGAGAGGACGACGTGGTCGCCCTTCGCGATATCGGTCACATGGCTGCCGGTCGCGACGACCTTGCCTGCGCCTTCATGGCCGAGGACGACGGGGTAGTTGGTCGGCAGGTCGCCTGCCTGAACCGCGAGGTCGGTATGGCACACGCCGGTCGCGACCAGTTCGATCAGCACCTCGTGCGGGCCGGGATCGGCGATCTCGCGCTCCTCGATGGCGAAGTCGGCTCCGGCTTCGGAAACGACGGCGATACGGGCGGTGGTGGTCATCGGGATTCTCCTTCGGGGGTTGTCTCGATAACTTTTCCCGACGGGTCCGTGTTCCGGCCTATCGCCCGCGCGCAGTAGCGTTTATCGCAACGCCCATGCTGCCACGCGAAACAATAGCCACTGCCCAGATCCCCGACGGGAAGGAACTGACCCTCGTCAGCCACGGGCGCGACTTCATCATCATGCTCGGCCGGGACGAGCTGATGGGCACCCGGATGCAGTTTTCCGAAGAACAGCTCGCGGTTCTGACGCTGGCCGAGCTGGAGGCGAGCAAGCCGCGCATCCTGATCGGCGGCTTTGGCATGGGCTTCACCTATCGCGCTGCGCTCGCGCACCTGCCCGCAGGCGGCAGCGTGACCGTGGCCGAACTGGTGCCCGAAATCCTCGAGTGGGCACGCGGTCCGCTCGCGCACCTGAGCGCCGAAAGCCTCGACGATCCGCGCGGAGAGGTGATCCTGTGCAATGTCGAAGCGCTGATCGACGATGCCAATGACGGCACGAGCCCCAAGTACGACGCGATCCTGCTCGACGTGGACAATGGCCCCGACGGGATCGTGGTCGACAGCAATTTCCGCCTCTACACCCGCACCGGCATCGCCAAGGCGAAGGATGCGCTCAATCCCGGCGGGATCATGGCGGTGTGGTCCGCCGCGCCCGACCACAAGTTCACCACGCGGCTGAAGGATGGCGGGTTCGAGGTCGAGGTGCGCGAAGTGCGCGCGCGGCCCAACAACAAGGGGCCGCGCCACACGATCTGGTTTGCGCGCAAGAGCTGAGGCGAAGCGTCAGCCCGCCGGTTTCAGGCGCAGCGCGCCGAGATAGTCGCGCTTGCCGAGCTCCACGCCTGCCATCCGGAGGATGTCGTAGGCGGTGGCCGAATGGAAATAGACGTTCGGGTTGGAGAAGCTGAGCAGGAAATCCTGCACCGTGAAGTCCAGTCGGAACTTGTCGCCGATGGTGAACACCATGTCGTTCCCGGCGATGTCCTCAAGCGCATCCTCGCTCGTCTGTTCGCAGGTTTGGCGCGCCGTCGCGATCATCTCGCGCAGGCTGGCGAAGTCTTCGGGATACGGGTTCATGTCGGGCGAGAAATGCCCCTCACGGATCGCGACGAGCGCGAGGTGTGAGTGCGTCCAGCAGCTTTTGAACTGGTAGGCCAGCGGCAGCATGTCGTCGATCAGGCGCGTCTCCAGCAGATCCTTTTCACTTGCCTTGCCGTCCGCGACATAGCCTTCGGCCTTGTCGAGCAGGCCGTCGACCGCGCCGAGCACCTGCAGCCAGTTGGGAATGATCGCCTGATGAAGCGATAGGGCCATGTGTGTTTCCTCCTGTTCAACGCGAAACAGCCCGGCTTTCGCTGGTCGAAAGCCGGGCTGTCTAAATCTGATACTAGTGCGCGGCCTTCATTAGCGAACGCGCGGGCCGCCATAGGGCAGCGGCGGCGGGGGGCGGCGGCTGCCGCGCGGCAGCTGCGCCTGATAGGCGCGGCCGCAATGCTCGACGCAATAGGGGAAGCCGGGGTTCACCGCTTCGCCGCAGAAGTGGAAATCGGGCTCGCCCGGGTGGCCCATCGGCCAGCGGCACACCTTGTCGCTCAGATCGAGCAGGCTGGTCTTGTCCGCGATCGAGGGATCGGGCTTGGCCGGAACCAGCCGGCGCGGCGGTGCGGGCGGGATCGGCGGCTGCTGATCGCCGGGGCCCTGACGCAGGAAGCCGCCCGGGCCGACCGAAACGACTCGCGGCATGTTGGAGCGCGGCGTGGCCTGCTCTGGCGAAGCAGCGGGTGCCGCAGGGCCTTGCGCCGGTGCGGGGGCAGGAGCCGGGGCTGGCGAGGGGGCCTTCGCCACCGCGGGGGCGGGCTTGGGCGCGGCAGGCTTGGGCGCAGCAGCAGGTGCGGGCGCGGGAGCCGCCTTCTTCTTGGGCGCAGGCTTGGCCTTGCTGGCAGGTGCCTTCTTTTCCGCGGACTTGACCGGGGACGGGCGCGATTTCAGCCCCAGGCGGTGCGCCTTGCCGATCACGGCATTGCGCGACACCTCGCCCAGTTCCTTGGCGATCTCGGTCGCGGTAGAGCCGCCTTCCCACATGCGCTTGAGGGTCGCGGTGCGCTCTTCAGTCCAACTCATCGAAAATCCATCTGCTTTGTGCCCAGACAGGCAACTTAGGTATCCGGGCCGTGGGTTGCCACCCGTTTCGCCAGCGCTTAGGCCGCGCAGCATGAGCGATCAAGCACCGCCCGCACAACAGAGCCTCGCCGCAGCCCGCGCGGCGCCCGACAATCTGCCCGGATGGGGCGAGCCGAAGATCCACGGGATCAACACCATCGGCCTGTGGAGCCTGTACCTCAAGGAGGTACGGCGCTTCTTCAAGGTTCAGACGCAGACCGTGTGGGCACCGGCCTTCACCACGCTGCTGTTCCTGGTGATCTTCTCGGTCGCGCTGGGGCGGGGCGGCCGCGAGATCCTGGGCGTGCCGTTCGAGAGCTTCCTCGCGCCGGGCCTGATCGTGATGGCGATGATGCAGAACAGCTTCGCTAATTCGAGCTTCAGCTTCCTGTCGGGCAAGATCCAGGGGACCATCATCGACCTGCTGATGCCGCCGCTGAGCCACGGCGAGCTGCTGGCAGGCATCGTAGGTGCGGCGGTGACCCGCGCGGTGCTGGTCGGCTGCGCGGTGGCGCTGGCAGTGTTCATATATCCCGGCGCGAAGCTGATGCTGTCGCACGCTTGGGCGATCGTC
This genomic window contains:
- a CDS encoding NAD(P)-dependent alcohol dehydrogenase encodes the protein MTTTARIAVVSEAGADFAIEEREIADPGPHEVLIELVATGVCHTDLAVQAGDLPTNYPVVLGHEGAGKVVATGSHVTDIAKGDHVVLSYGSCGHCRPCQEGDPAYCADFNPLNFLNKRQGDDAPVFADGPNAAFFQQSSFATYSIAHERNVVKIEADVDISLLGPLGCGIQTGAGAVMRTAQPPAGSSLLVSGVGSVGMAAIMGAKVAGCSPIIAVDTNEDRLKLAKELGATDTVHVTKNTDMPEAVRKIAAGGADYAIECSGNATAARGAWESLANRGTLVVVGAPPSGTEYSFDANEQILSGRKIVGCVEGDSKVKQFIPTLVDLYLKGQFPFDKLVKRYPFDKINEAVADLHDGKVFKPILEMG
- a CDS encoding spermidine synthase, encoding MLPRETIATAQIPDGKELTLVSHGRDFIIMLGRDELMGTRMQFSEEQLAVLTLAELEASKPRILIGGFGMGFTYRAALAHLPAGGSVTVAELVPEILEWARGPLAHLSAESLDDPRGEVILCNVEALIDDANDGTSPKYDAILLDVDNGPDGIVVDSNFRLYTRTGIAKAKDALNPGGIMAVWSAAPDHKFTTRLKDGGFEVEVREVRARPNNKGPRHTIWFARKS
- a CDS encoding DUF1993 family protein, with the protein product MALSLHQAIIPNWLQVLGAVDGLLDKAEGYVADGKASEKDLLETRLIDDMLPLAYQFKSCWTHSHLALVAIREGHFSPDMNPYPEDFASLREMIATARQTCEQTSEDALEDIAGNDMVFTIGDKFRLDFTVQDFLLSFSNPNVYFHSATAYDILRMAGVELGKRDYLGALRLKPAG
- a CDS encoding GcrA family cell cycle regulator: MSWTEERTATLKRMWEGGSTATEIAKELGEVSRNAVIGKAHRLGLKSRPSPVKSAEKKAPASKAKPAPKKKAAPAPAPAAAPKPAAPKPAPAVAKAPSPAPAPAPAPAQGPAAPAASPEQATPRSNMPRVVSVGPGGFLRQGPGDQQPPIPPAPPRRLVPAKPDPSIADKTSLLDLSDKVCRWPMGHPGEPDFHFCGEAVNPGFPYCVEHCGRAYQAQLPRGSRRPPPPLPYGGPRVR
- a CDS encoding ABC transporter permease yields the protein MSDQAPPAQQSLAAARAAPDNLPGWGEPKIHGINTIGLWSLYLKEVRRFFKVQTQTVWAPAFTTLLFLVIFSVALGRGGREILGVPFESFLAPGLIVMAMMQNSFANSSFSFLSGKIQGTIIDLLMPPLSHGELLAGIVGAAVTRAVLVGCAVALAVFIYPGAKLMLSHAWAIVWFGLMGALMLGFFGLMASIWAEKFDHNAAVTNFVVAPLSLLSGTFYTLDRLHEPFYTISHFNPFFYVISGFRYGFIGQSDIGGGTGGDVLMAAGGLLALNAVLALATFALLKSGWKIRQ